In Monodelphis domestica isolate mMonDom1 chromosome 1, mMonDom1.pri, whole genome shotgun sequence, the sequence AAGTATGTTATGACTGTTAGGAATATTGAACTTGTCAGAGTTTTGATATCTTGAAAAGAATGTGCAAGTTTTTCTAACCTTGTAATAATAGCTTAATTAAATCTCATCATCTTTATAATTGATGATTTCTTAAATTCTAAACCATATCCTACTCCTCTGCCTAGGTCCCTTTGTTGACCAGTTGAGACCAACATAAATATGGCTTTCTACAGCCGTAATATACTTTTTGCTATTGCGAGAACAAGGTAAGACTTGGAAGTTTTTACTCTTTTGAGTGCATATTATTTTCTTGaggaaatattcatttaatttgaTAACTGGGGGGCAAATGTAGGGATCCTTGAGTTCCATTTTATATACTCAGACTCTGAGATGAAGTTCTGCCCAAGGTTAAAATAGCAGATTCATGGCAAAGCTAAAACTGgtgttccccccctcccccatttcataggattttcccaattattttcattttcatattttagaaCATTGACATATGTACTTAAGGCCACTCAAATAaagctatttctttttaaataaatgataaaaaaaatgtcaaaatgagAGAACTAGACTAGATGGTCAGTTAAGTCTTTCCAAGCTTTAGACATTATGTGTTATATGAGGAATTGTATATTATAGGTATACTATAGTTGTAAAGGAGCTTACAGTGATCTTTGTAATTTATGGTTATGGATATATGGTGAATGCTATATGGTACTTCTAGATCCTGTGAATAGCAAAATGACCATTTAAGCATTTCATATTTCAATGACCCTTTATGGTTTACCAGTTTctttcctcataacaattctTTATGGTaaatgttattcccattttatagatgaggaaaattggggtccagtgaggttaagtgatttgctcatagtTATCCAACAAgggtcagattcaaactcaggtctcttgactccaagtatAGAAATCTTTGCTCTAAACTAAGCTGCTTCTCAGTATTGTGtccttataaataataaataggagCAAAGAAGGGCTGTTAGCTATCCCAGAGAAGTTTCTTTGTCATTactagtttcatttttgtttttaagcaatCAGGAATACTGGGCTAATTTGAGATTTGGGATGTTACATAGCTGAAATGTATCAAATGTAATGGCTTATTCTGATTTGTGTTCATAAAGCTCTCTGGTGAAGGGCTTTCTATAGGTGCTTGTTACCTGAGGAAATTCCTTGCACTTATATTTATAATTACAAAGTAATTAATACTTTTGTGTGATTGGTTAATCAATAGAGAGAAACTAAAGTGTTTCATTGAAacaattatttatattatcaGCAGAGTTGCTACCAACACTAAAATTTTACATGTCAGCAGTGGGGTTGGTTATAACATGGCTATAAAACTTTTTTAACgtgtttcctcttagaaaatgtattgccattaacatttttattagccATTTTGAGAGCTTTTACAATAGCAATTTATTCTGAGAAATTGACACATATTcatatctttaaaaagttttagggggcagctgggtggctcagtgaattgagagtcaggcccagagacaggaggtcctgggttcaaatatggcctcagacttcctagctgtgtgaccctgggcaagtcacttaacccccattgcctagccctcaccactcttctgccttggaaccaatacccagtattgattccaagacagaaggtaaaggttttaaaaataaataaataaatagtttgttttttacattgctgtcatttcttaatattttcctcaagGAAACCTCCCTTATAACCAAGTaatatagttaagcaaaatgaaTACACTGACAATGCTTGACAGTATATTCCCCATTCTGTATTTGTAGTCTATCAACTGTCAGCTAAGAGATGTGAGATATATCTCATCATAATTCCTATGAAGTCAAAATTGGTCATTGGGTTGATGATGAGTTCAGTTGTCCTTTAGTGTTCTTTTCTTTGATGTTATTGTGATCATAGGATATATTatcttgattctgcttattttgttctgcatgATCATACCaatcttcctttgtttctctgaatttctcatacATGCTATTTCTCACAgctcagtaatattccatttgtataccataatttgttcatgtAGCCTTAAATTGATCAGCTCTCAAAtttgtttctcattttaaaaatattttggtgtatatggtaTCTTGCCCCCTGTCTGTGTCTTCCTTGGGTATATGCATACTAGTAGTGTGCTAAGTCAGATTGTATAAACAGTTTAGTATTTTATCTAGTAGAGTTCCAAATTTTTCCCATCAACGTTTTATTAGCGTGCTTGTTTTCCCATAGCCtgtccttctgtctttttttaataatttttataatctttGCCAATATGATGAGTATGAAGTAAAACATGAGTTATTTTAATGTTTATCTTTCTTAtcatagtgatttggagcatgttTTCACATTACTGttgatcatttatatttcttttgaaaactgttcctATCCCTTGATTACTTCAGACTTTTTATTTGGGAATGATTTTCAGTCTTACTCAGCATGGTCTAGAGAAAAGaaggctggacttggagttagaacaactgggtttgaatcccagcacTGTAGCTTACTCtttgagtgactttgggcaagtcatataacctctttGGACTTCAGATTCCTTTTCTACAAGATAAGGGTATTCAGCTAGATGAAGTCAGTGAACTCTGCCAGCTGTAAATCTATAACATTTCTATGTTTGTATGGATTCCCTACTTATTTTAGAAATCAGATCTTTATCAGAAATATCTGatgtgaagattttttccccaatcatAATTTCTCTTATTcaggttaaaattttttaaattaatatttctgaTGGATTGTTTATTTCAGCTTCAGAGTATGCTGCCACAAGTTAGAATAATAACCagttattttacattatttggTCTTAAAATATGAGGTTAAAATCCTCATTTCAAGTGGATATATAAATTgtctaaagaatataaaatctttttttaaaaactttgttaAATTTGTAAAAGTATATGCTTAACTTAGCAGTGTTCCTTTTTTTCTAGAGGTCCTCACTTTTTTGTCCTCCCTAGTTACCCTCGATATTCCCCATCAGTTTCATTTCTTCAGCTGGCAGATTCCCATTTAAATCAAAACTATGTGAGAAACTATGGAAGCAAAAAATTCTTGTATCCTATTCAATCAAGCAGCAAAGTACCTCATTTTCGAACTAAGGCAATGCGAAAACTACATACATCCATGTGCTGGCTTCAAGATTCCCCAAATAAGGCTAAacaaaccatggaaaaatcagtAGCAgcaccccaaaccccaaaagaaaCAGGAATTAAGACTGAGGAGGTTAAGCGATCTTTGAGACAAAAAATTGTGGATGAATTTAAACATTATTACAATGGATTCTACTTGCTTTGGATCGACACCAAAGTTGCTGCCAGGATTATATGGAAACTATTACATGGACAGGTGCTGACCAGACGAGAGAGACGAAGGGTAGGCAAGAGGAAAGGTGAAGTTGAAACTAACTATTTGGGAACTAAATTTTGAGTACAACTAACATTTTACAATTCCAAAGTACTAAaggaatttcttcttcttcttttttttttttgctggtgaaaagaaaagactagaactccTGAGTTCTTTGCTGACTTGCTATataaatttgggcaagtcactactcTGTATTTCCAGTTATTTAGCTGGAGAAAAGGTATACATTTGCTCTCCAACCTTTCTGAGGTGTTGAGTGGCTTCATATATTAATTGTCCTAAGAGTATCTCAGATATAAACATGTTTTCAAAGCCAATGTTAAAGCGTATTATATTATTAGAGTACAGATCTCTATACTTAGAACTCTGTACTTAGGTGAAAGCAGAGAGATCCCATTAAAACATGTTTTGATTAATATGGAAGATTTCCCtgacaatatataataaatatccaTACAGAGCCTTAGGGTAGGGGAACATCCTGTCCATTTTGGAAGCAGCAACAGAAAATCTGTCTTGGGTTTTAACACATTAGGAACCCAAAGCAACTTTTTGGTATGTCCTAAAAAGAATGAACATTACATATGCTTTTAATTCCTTAGCTGCTGAGAACTTGTGCTGATCTCTTCCGCCTGGTTCCATTTATCGTGTTCATAATTGTGCCCTTCATGGAATTACTATTACCAGTGTTTCTGAAACTCTTTCCAGACATGTTGCCATCAACTTTTGAAAGTGAATCAAAAAAGGTATGTATATTCATGCTTtaacttgtttttctctttaaaaaaatgaaacaaacagcATTCAGGTTTTATCATATCAGTTAAAAGAATGAATAGGTTGAACTGTTGCTTAGGTGGCTCCTTCATTGTATGTACAAGGAACTCtttttgtgtttgtcatagaccTTTATGGGGATGATTGCATGAAAGTTGGAGGTGAAGTCTCCTTGTAGATTTATTTGGGAACTTAGCTGGATACATATACTTGTTGGCATTTAGGGGGATTGCCCCATAACATAATCATAAACTATTGTGGGTAATATAGCCTTTCAGTTATGTATCAGAGGCCACAGCAAAGTTGATGTAATTACTGTAGAAGgtaattgatatttatattgcCCCCAGTTAATTTTCTTAGAAGCAACTTCAGACTTGCTTTTCCCTTATAAAATTGAGGTAagatcttactttttaaaaaaatcatcctgacttgagggagagaaaataattgtGCAGCTATATCAGTCACCCAGTTTATTATACAGGACTGTTAATTTCTTAGTGACAATAAAACCCAAAGCCAAGTGTTTCAGACAATAAATACATATAGAACTTTTCCATGGAAAGAGAGGTTGTGTAAATAGGAGATGAGTTAGAACTTcttagttgttggtttttttttttgaggaataatGCATAGTATTAAATTGAAGGACATTATTAATTCTAACCTCCAGAAATCTTTGGTCTACCATGAATTAATCTCTGGAATCACAAACCAAAACTAGAGTGAGCTACCTTAATTCACTGAATATCAACTCTAACTCAAACAATGTTAACATACTGAACTGAATGGAACTAAAGTTTTCTGAAAAGAacaactaattaaaaaaacatccaAATTGGaataaatcctttatttttttgtattagaGAAAGGTTACATTTTCCAATCTTAGCTAATATGTATTTCAGTTCATAGTCTTACTGTAATTAAAATGATGTGTTAAAGAAGCTTGTTGAGGGGAGATTTAACTCGCTTTCcttcatttaatttattaatagtgTTAATTTTCTCCCACAGTGGACAAATTCTTGGGGAGAAAAGTCTCTGTAGAACCAAGGTTCTTGACCTGGATAATAGCTGCCTCAAAATATGGTTAATAAATAATGACATTCTCTCCCTATTGCCACCTTTTCCCTAAACAGCTTGTAAACTCTTAAATTTCCATTATACTTCCACTTCTTTCCTGGCTGGTTTTCTGCCCTCATCTTTCTGCTTGTACTTTCCAGATATAATCTCTGTTGACAGAGTCTGTTGTGAACTCCTCTGGGCTTTCTCTCTTGAGGTCTGAAAACTGAACATACTGC encodes:
- the LETM2 gene encoding LETM1 domain-containing protein LETM2, mitochondrial isoform X3, yielding MAFYSRNILFAIARTRGPHFFVLPSYPRYSPSVSFLQLADSHLNQNYVRNYGSKKFLYPIQSSSKVPHFRTKAMRKLHTSMCWLQDSPNKAKQTMEKSVAAPQTPKETGIKTEEVKRSLRQKIVDEFKHYYNGFYLLWIDTKVAARIIWKLLHGQVLTRRERRRLLRTCADLFRLVPFIVFIIVPFMELLLPVFLKLFPDMLPSTFESESKKEEKQRKRMAAKSELAKFLQETITEMARRNRARLGEASTQFSSYVKQAIAKEGVNALSVTELQSACRTRGMRSLGLSEKQLRAQLSQWHDLHLKENVPPSLLLLSRTFYLIDVKPKPIEFPPNVEVPKAEVPVETSASLPESKEVLVDTAPQLQGTKVEELKKLPPIIPPPPPPVSLPEGPISSSSKETTFQAKSQTSSQKSKASANGV